TGGTCTCCCCACAGCAGCCCACGATTCttctaaatagaaaatctgaTCATGTCTCTCCTCTGGTTTGAGGCTTCTGATGGCACCGCATAACCTAACAGAGTATGTCCAAATTCCTAAGCTGGCTTTCAACACCTTTTACTCTCTGGCCCCGCCTACTTCTCTGGCCTTAGCTTCTCTGAGCATTTGCTTTTGCTGTTTCCTCATCCTGAAATGCCCTTCCTCATCCTCCATTTGCCAAATTCCCACTAAGTTTTCAAGGCCCATGTCAAAGTCATTTCCGTGAAGCCTTCCCTACTGCCTTGAGTTATTTGCCCTCAATTCTCTAGGCCTCCATGTTCTAGGTTTCCCTGTTCACTCCTAAGCCTCAGGATTCAGCCCAGAAAGGCCTTGATAAAAATGAGTAGAAAAATCTCCAGAAGGATGACCTAGCCCAAGGTCCTGAACTTTAGGGAGAAGAACGAATAATAGCAGCAAATACTTACAtagtgtttattatgtgccagacacagttctaactctttacatgtattaactcatttaatcctcccaaccccaagaagtaggtgctattattatttcccttgtaccagtgaggaaactgagccacaaAGAGGTTAAACTTGCCTAAGGTGACACAGCTTGTGAGTGACAGAGTTGGAAGTCCACCCTAAACTCTGGAGTCTGAGTTCTTAACTTATAGGCCAAAGGTGGAGACCAGGGGATTCACAGGGCCGGAAGAGGCAGGCTGAGCTAGGAGGATGGGCCAAGGAAGCCTGAGAAAACAGAACTAAacgggccaccgcagtgaaagcgcagagtcctaaccactggaccgcctgggaaTTCCCTAAATAGTTATTTTGACTGGAAGAGGAGGCCACAgcagccagccccctccccctagGGCCCACCACACCCACTAGGGGGCAGCAgaactttctttttctgggaacTGGCGCCTGTGCAGGAAGAAATCAGAGGGAGCCTGGGCCCACAAATCTGGCCCAGGAGTCTTCCAGCTGGACTCAGGGCTGCTCTGGCTGTGGGTGGGAGTCCTGTAGGGTTTTGGGAAGTAGCACTATACCTAGTGGCAGTTAGGGTCTCTAATGGGTAAATCTAACTCATATTTTGATCTCCTTAAAACTCCTCTCTTTAAACCTTCAACACCCTTGTCAGTCTAACCCTGCTAGACATCAAGCTCCTCGAGGAACCGAGGAGAGCGTGTActctccagcacccagcacagagcctggcacagtagGCGTGACATCTGTATGATGGCAGCATGGATTGTGGGACAGAAGGATGGGTGGCCAACCCTGAGAGTCAAGGGAAAGTAGGGACAGGATCCCTGGATTCTGTGTGAGGGAGGCTGGACCTGCACCAGGTTTAGGGGCGAAGGGACCCCAGGGTGTGGAACACGTACCTCCTTGTTGTCCATGGGGATCTTGAGTTTCACCACTTCATACTTCTCTTCACCCTCATCCTCCTCACCCTTCACCAGCAGTACCATCTCTTCTTgcatctcttcctcctcctcctcctctgtctgcTGTTCACCGGGCATCTTGGTGTCCTGGGGCAGGGAGCTGAGTCAGAAGCTCAGGACCCGCCCCCCCACCATGGCTCTGGCCCACACAAGGCGGTGCAGCCGTGGCTTCTCCTGTGATCTTTGTGTATGACCTTCTTCCCTCTATCCCAGCCCGGCCCTAGGCCCCAGCCCTATCCCGGGACCAGCTCGGAAGACTCTCGTTCACCCCACTCATCCCGGCATTCAAGGCCCTGAACACTTCGAATCTCTAGCCCCAGTGAGTCACCACCCTCCCCGCGCTGAGTCACTCCCCGGTGCCTGGGTCCGCGGCCCGGAGCTCTAGGGCACGGGCTGGAGTCAGGATCGGGACGGAGACCCTGAGGGGGTGCGCACTCACCAGCCACAGGTTCGGTCGCTCGAGCTGCCCCAGGCCAGGGCGCCGGGCGGTTGGGCACTCTGCGACGCCGCGACTCCGGGGGCGGGGAGTAGGCGGGGCCTCGGTGACGACTGGCCATTGGTCAGAACACCTAACCCCGCCCCTAGGGGAGGGGCCAGAGGACCCAGGCGTCCGGCCCAAACTGCCCCGGGAGGGTGGCGAGCCCACACCCAGTGCCTTCCGCTCAACTCCGACTCCCAAAGACCCCGGGCTGCCCTACTCGGTGTTCAAGGTCCTCACAGTCCGGTAGTGACCTACCTTAAAGGCTCGTCTCCTGCGGCTGGCTCGGAGGTCTCAGCTGCGGCCAAGCGCGTCTGCTCCGCCCGAAATAGGCCACGTGCGCTCCCGCCCCTGCCTGGGCCTCTCGCTGGCGCCCCGCCTGGAGGGCGGACCCTGTTGCctcacctcttcccttccctctttttgCCTCTTCTCCCATCTTTTCTCCTTTCGCAGCGTCGCCTTCACGGTCTCCTGGTCTCTGGGATATCTTGCTCCTTGAATACATACTTACCAACAGCCACCCAAGCAACCGCTGCTGTTTGTCGCGTGGTGTGCCTCTTATGCGCCATCGTTATGCTAAGCCTTTTGCACATCTGATCTCGATCCGCACAAAGGTGGGTCCGTTTCACAGATGAGCTAATTGAAATTCACAGATGAGTTAACTGAAGCTAACTGACTTGTCTAAGTTACACAGTAAGTGTTGTCACAGCATCCCCGGCAACCCAGTAGCCTAGGTGGAAAATTATGGCACACGGACCAGATCCAGTCCACAGAAGTATCTTGTTTGGCTCTCAAGTTTAAAAGTTAACTTCAAAAGAAGCACGAGAGGTCTTTTACAAAATTTaatttccaacatttaaaaattgagatatttcaTGTAAAGATCTGTATTTTCCCACTTCTCTTGAAAAAGATACCTAATTCTCCCAATTTATGAATGGGGCAACGAAGATTCagaaatgatgaaagagaaattacattCAGTAAGTGCTTACAATCCCTAGTTGTCTCTTTACAACAACCCTGTGGGGATCAATCATATTACCTTCCTTTGACAAATGACGGAACTAAAAacttaagtaatttgctcaaagtcacatagctggGAAGTAGCCAATTCCAAACCTCATGCTCTTCCTGTTGCACCAAATTCTCTCTCAGAAATGAGGTTACATGAGGAAATtggtagcagagccaggactcaagccTGATCCTCAGTCTGCAGAGCCCATAACATAATTTGGATGTTGGGATTACATCTGGTCAAAGTTTTGCTCTTCCTCAGAGCTGGGAAAAGGGGGTAAATGAGTGTGATACTCACCCTCAGGATCCCAAAAGCCACTTTGATTGTGTTAATTCTCTCATCAAATACTTATTGAACCCTACTATGTACCTGGCACTATTCTAGATATTGGAGATGCAGtagtgaacaaaagagacaaaaatcttAGCTACCATGGCACTTCTCAAGGTGTAAAAAATGTCAAcaagtaaataagataatttcaggTAACGATAGGTGTAAGAAGGAAATAGGGCCAGATGATGCAACAAGGAGTGGCTATGGTTGGGAGCTTCTTTAATGTGGGCAGGGAAGGCATCTCTTAGGATATAATATATGAGATGAAACTTGAATGATGAGAAAAAGTTAGCCATTTGAAAATCTAGATGAAGAATGTTCTAGACAGAACTACAGAGAATTTAAGGTGAGATTAAgcttggcatgtttgaggaaaagaaagaaggcttGTATGGCTGGAGCCAAGTGAGTTAATGGAAATGTAGTGTGGGAGctggagaagagggaggcagggccagATTATGGCAGGAACTCTAGCGAAAGGCAAGGCGTGCTTCCCCTAATTCAGAGAATCAGTGAGGAGGCTCAGCTGGGAGCAGCGAAAGTCCCTACTGGAAGGTCCTCCTACTGTGGGAGGACTTTGGAACAGATGCTTGCAAAAGGAGGAACGTGTACAAGTATCTATCTGGAATCAGAGCTAGTTCTTGTTCTTGAGAATCTCACAGTCTAGTAAAGaaggtgatttaaaaatatatatgtatatgatatatatattatatacatatgaaaagGAAACAATAGGTGTTCTGACAGCCCCCTGGAAGGGAGTGGATATTGGGTGCAGGCCTCACCAAAGAGATAAATGTAAAGGACCTTCAAAGATGAGTGGGAGTTTGCCAGATGGGCAAAGAGGTAGCAGTTTGTGGGACTGTAAACTCTCATGAAGAGCACATCATGTCCCAAGGACATCGTTCACCAAAGTATTGAGTGAGCCTTATTGTGTGCCAGGCCCCTTTTAGGACTGGGAGGTAGAAAGTTGAATTTGGAAGTCTTTATCTTACTTTTCACTATTCTGCATTTCACTATTTGCCTTCAGCCTCACTAGAAGTTTACTTGAGTTCTTGAATCCCAAGGACTTGGTGCATAGAACACACCATCCGCCAtctcatctcccacctcctcctttcTCGGCTTGTTCCAAGTCATTCTTTACGTCTTAACATAATTGCCTCTTCTTTGGAGAGGCATTGAACCATGTGGGAGTCTCTCCTGCATGCCTGCTTCCTGCATAGTCTTTACCACGcttgaaaatatttgttcaatgtcTAGCTTCTGCGTAGAAACTGAGGGCAGAAactttgtcttattcatctttctatGCCCAgtacccagcacacagtaggtaatGCTGTTGAGTGTCTCTTTATCCTAAAGAAGCTCTCGATGTGTTAAAGGAGCTTAACACATCATATGAAGGGGGTTCTAACCCAAGCTGGAGGTTTAGGGAAGGCTTCTGGGAGGAAGTAACACTTGAGGTGTTTGGATAGGTTAACACGTTGGGAAGGGGGGCATTCCAAGTtacaaaaacagaatatttaagaGGCACGGGTCTGAAACCACACAAGTGGAAGGCCTTGAATGCCATCTAGGAGTTAAGTTTTATAGAGAGGACATGCGCATATACGGCAGGGTTTTTAATAGGGGAGTGAAGTGGTCAGATTTTACAAAGTTCACTGCAGGCTACGTTGGAGGCCAACCTGGTAGGGAGGTGAGACACGGCAACCAGCAGGGAGGATCTTCCCAAAGCCCCAAAGGCCTCCATTCAGGTCTATGGGTGTTTGTGTGCACTTAGGACAGAAGCCGCTGAGCACTCCAGGCCTGAACTCAAAATTCTGGGATTTCGAATCTGTTTAACAActtggcaggggtgggaggactGGGAGGACCCGCGCTGCAGCAAGCTTTCATTGGTTTCTAAGGAAGCCCGGCCGACGGTTAAGATGTCGCGAGAGCTTCTACCCGGGGACCATTCCCGCACGCAAATTAGCTGAGACGCCAAGCCTGCGAAGTTGTAGGGAGTCTTGTACTTCGTTTCTTAGATGGGTGAACCGCCCTAGTCTTTTTTGTCCCTGGCCAATCAGGTCAGttcctttttccccttcctccctatTGGCGCCCTCCTCGGAAAAAGCTAGGAGTTGGAGTCCTGCACCTAATGACGCACGGATAGCTGGGAAACACGATTGCCTTTTCTGGGGTATAGAGACATCCCCTTGGCCCTGCCTTTGGGCTATGCAGCCAAATGACCTGTTTCTCGACAAATAAAAAAAGGGTCACAGGGAGGTGGGGTTTCCCAGAAAGCAGAACATCAGTGTTGGGGTCTTCTGAGCTGGTACCAATTCCTGCCAGCCACTTTTCTCCCGGTACCTGTTGCCATAGCAACAGCGCTCGCAGAACacccgcccaccccccaccccccacgctCCCACCgagtgtttttccttttaaggGTCGCGCTCGAGCCTGTGGCGTAGGTGGCTCCTGTGGGCAGCCAGAACTCAGGTCTGAGGCATCAGCTGACAGGCCTGGTGGCCGTTTTCTTAACCCGTTGTCAGAGCTAAAAAGCAGCTATGACAACCCAACTTCTTTATTTGACAGGGCTCAAAGAGAGCAAGTTTACAACATGGCTTATGGGTTTTGCCTGTGGCGACCCTTCGGCACCTTTTTCACCCCTCaccacgcacacacgcacacaagagTCCAAGCCTCAGACAAGAAGCAGTTTATTGGCGAGACACATGGAGATGTGGCTGTCAGGCCTTGATGCTTCCCTGGCTCCTCCTCACCCCTGTACTGCCCTTCTGCCAGTGTATCTCTGCTGCCGTCCACCAGGACCTGGGCTTAGCACCCAGGGCAGATGACTGCTCTTTCTGCTGTCTCTGACCTGTTCTGCCGTGTCCAGGTGCCAGGGCAGTTTGGGCTTCTCCAGGGCAGATAGGTCTGGCCTCTCCAAGTGTCCTCTTCCTGGCTAAGACCACGTCCAGCGGCCTGAGGCTGGGTACTGCCTGCCTCACAACAATACTCTCACCATCAGTAGGGTGGTCAAGATGGCCTTGCCTCACTCTGTCACCCTAAACCTCAGAAGTCTCATTGTTGAAGCTCATAGGTCTAACAAACCCTGGTTCAGGGTGCTGGTCTCCCAGGGGCAAGGTTGGGAGGGGTCAATTTACAGGTTAAGAGGCAGCAGGAATTTAGAGTTCTTTAAGGGCCCTCAGGCTAAGGTCAGTTtgttcatcaacaaatatttattgcctaCTGTATACTAGGCAGTGTTCTAGAAGCTGGGGGTATAAACCACACTGGCAAGGTCCTGACTGAGCCCAGCCAGGAGTTTCCTGAGCTTCAAGGTCATTGTCTCCAAATCTCTATTGCTATCTATCCACTCCTTTCTCGCATTTgtttcttcccctccttctccctcccactgCCTCCCAGGCCCTTTCTTCTCTGCTTAAGCGGCAGATACCCTCCCCTTTGGTCTCCTGGGCCTCCACCCACCCTGGACCCCATCATTCCAGTCCTGTTGGTGGCTCCTCTTTGAGGGGCCTTGCCTGACCATCCCCTGTCCCAAAGGGCCTCAAGACCAGGTGCCCACGCTGGTGCTTGATGCGGGCAGAACTGTCACCAAAACCCTTGCCACACTCTGCACACTTGTATGGCTTCTCCCCGGTGTGTGTGCGCCTATGTTTGACTAGATCCGAGCTCCGGGGAAACTCCTTCCCACAGAAGCCACACACGTGGGGCTGGCTGGGCCCAGAGGGCTGAGCCCGGACTCGGGATCGAGGGGCCGTGGGTGCTGAGCCAGGGGGGTTGTGTGGCCTCAGGAGagtggatggtggtggtggccGAGCCCGTTCACCACGGTGGGTGCGGAGATGCTTGACTCGGGCAGAGCTGTCGGCAAAACCCTTGCCGCATTCAGGGCAGAGGTAGGGTTTTTCCCCCGTGTGTACACGATGGTGTTTCACCAGGTCCGAGCTTCGGCGGAAACCCTTGCCACACTCAGGGCACTTGTGGGGCTTGTCACCCGCCAGCGGTGGAGGTGGCTCCCCAGCCTGTGGGCCCCCAGGCTCCGGCTCCAAGCCAGGCAGGCCGAAAGGGCCATCACCTGAGTGCGAAGGGCTTCGAGGCGTCAGCGGGGGGCTGGTGCcaaggggaggtgggggtgggcttgagctggggggtgggctggggatcAGGGGGGCGAGGGGGTAGCCTGGGAAGCTGAAGTCCTGGGGTTCCGCGTGAGTGAGGCGGTGGCGGAAAAGGGTGGAGCTGAGGCTGAAGGTGCGGGCACACTCCGGACAGGCATGAGGCCTCTCGCCACTGTGGGTGCGGAGGTGCTTGACCCGGGCGGAGCTGTCAGCGAAGCCCTTGCCACACTCGGGGCAGAGGTAAGGCTTCTCTCCTGTGTGCACCCGCAGGTGCTTCACCAGATCTGAGCCCCGGGCAAACTCCTTTCCACACACATCACAGCCAAAAGGCTTGGGCCCCAGGTGACTGCGCTGGTGGCTCAGGAGGCTGCAGCTGAGTACAAATCTTTTGCCACAGTCAGTGCAGATGTATGGCTTATCCTGGGCCTTAGGTCCCTGTGCGGCTGCCGTGGCTGCTCGAGATGGCAGCCGTCGGGGCACCACGGGCCGGGGGGGCTGCTCCCCCCGGTGTGTCCGCTGGTGCTTTATGCGGGCAGAACTGTCGCCAAAGCCCTTGCCACAGACCCCGCACTTGTAGGGCTTCTCGCCCGTGTGTGTCCGCTGGTGTTTCACCAGGTCAGAGCTCTGCCGGAAGCTCTTGCCGCACTCACCGCAGATGGTGGGGCGCTCACCAGCAGGGATCCTGGATCGAGGAATCTTTGGGGGGCCCTGGGCTGGTGGCCGGGCTCTGTAGGGCTTTTCACCACTATGAGTTCGCTGGTGTTTGATACGGGCAGAGCTATCCCCAAAGCCCTTACCACAGACCCCACACTTGTAGGGCTTCTCCCCTGTGTGGGTTCGCTGGTGTTTCACCAGATCTGACATCTGCCGAAAGCTCTTGCCACACTCGCCGCACACGGCAGCCCGATCACTAGCCTGGCCCCAGCGTGGTTCTCCCAGGAGCCGAGGGCCTCTGTCCCGGGCCTGTGGTTTCCCAGGTCCCACTCTCTGGACCCACAAGTCATCCCAGGTCTGAATGCCTTCGGGTTTGAGAGAGGCATTTCCTACTTCATGACCTGGGGCCAAATCTTCCTCTTCCTTGAACCCCAAGTCATCCTCCTGTGGGGCATGTTCAAACTCATCTGGCTGAGAAATCTCCACGTTCTCACTCCCTAGacctggggaaagaaaaaggagttgTAGACCCTGCCCTTTGGCTATCTTTGATAGCAACCTCCCCAGAAAGGCGTCCTTGACCATCTGTGGTTACAAGgatctctcttgctctctctcctctGAATTTCTGAAGCACTTATTATTGTCTGTGCCTCTCAGTAACAGTAACTTCCTTTTACCGTGCCCTTCATATGTGCCAATAACTTAACCAAGCATTACTGAATCCTTGcgaacaatcctatgaggtaatACTGTTAACTACCCCCATTTTACCCAACATGGAGACTCCGAGAATTTAAGTCACTTGCTCAAAGTGAGTTATAAAGTAGCAAAACCAGGTTTctaactcaggtctgtctgattctcaAGCCTGTGTTAACCCCTACATTATATTGCCTGGTATTTGCTAATTacattatatcttttttatattAGCCCAGTCTGTAACTTATTACTTCAATCATCTTGTGTGTACCTGAGAGGACCCAGACACACACCTGTCCCTCAGGATGGGTAAGAGAGATAGGCACAAAAAATTATAATTGCAGGCTCAGAATAACTGTGCTGTCAcgagagagaggaaataaagagaCAGGGCTGGGCTTTCACAGCAGAGAAAAGAGTAAACCATGGAAAGGGATGCTGAGACTAGATTAAGCATGTAAGATCTGGATTGAACACTAGGCTAAGGCTTTTAATTAGTAGCAGAAGGGAGCTAGGGAAGGTTTTTGTGAAGGGAGACAGGATTAGATCTGGACTTAGATCAATGTGGCTGCACAGTGC
This region of Phocoena phocoena chromosome 15, mPhoPho1.1, whole genome shotgun sequence genomic DNA includes:
- the ZNF48 gene encoding zinc finger protein 48 produces the protein MERSVGPWGADLHGSEDREQLRGTRTGLGSENVEISQPDEFEHAPQEDDLGFKEEEDLAPGHEVGNASLKPEGIQTWDDLWVQRVGPGKPQARDRGPRLLGEPRWGQASDRAAVCGECGKSFRQMSDLVKHQRTHTGEKPYKCGVCGKGFGDSSARIKHQRTHSGEKPYRARPPAQGPPKIPRSRIPAGERPTICGECGKSFRQSSDLVKHQRTHTGEKPYKCGVCGKGFGDSSARIKHQRTHRGEQPPRPVVPRRLPSRAATAAAQGPKAQDKPYICTDCGKRFVLSCSLLSHQRSHLGPKPFGCDVCGKEFARGSDLVKHLRVHTGEKPYLCPECGKGFADSSARVKHLRTHSGERPHACPECARTFSLSSTLFRHRLTHAEPQDFSFPGYPLAPLIPSPPPSSSPPPPPLGTSPPLTPRSPSHSGDGPFGLPGLEPEPGGPQAGEPPPPLAGDKPHKCPECGKGFRRSSDLVKHHRVHTGEKPYLCPECGKGFADSSARVKHLRTHRGERARPPPPSTLLRPHNPPGSAPTAPRSRVRAQPSGPSQPHVCGFCGKEFPRSSDLVKHRRTHTGEKPYKCAECGKGFGDSSARIKHQRGHLVLRPFGTGDGQARPLKEEPPTGLE